The following coding sequences are from one Hydra vulgaris chromosome 04, alternate assembly HydraT2T_AEP window:
- the LOC100200384 gene encoding glyoxalase domain-containing protein 4 isoform X2, with protein MNVRRALHFVFRISNRKATIDFYKNVLGMNVLRHEEFEKGCEAACNGPYDGKWSKTMIGYGEEDSHFVIELVYNYGTKSYRHGNDFLGISIGLKSIVDNISNFEVKSVECDNGLISISDPDGYPFIINGFSSRKDPVTKVSLAVSNIEKSVEYWNGLLGMNILERSPSSVLLSYSEDQCSLELVKSQSLIDHGDAYGRVAFSCPKSQLQEIEAAMRAASQIILTPYVSLDTPGKATVQVVILADPDGHEICFVGDEGFRELSKIDPGSTDLLYKAIEEDKSDEWFAKKNVVHAS; from the exons ATGAATGTGAGAAGAGCGTTGCATTTTGTATTTCGCATATCAAACAGAAAAGCTactatagatttttataaaaatgttcttGGAATGaat gTCCTTCGTCATGAAGAGTTTGAGAAAGGATGCGAAGCTGCATGTAACGG tccTTATGATGGAAAGTGGAGTAAGACAATGATTGGGTATGGTGAAGAGGATAGTCATTTTGTCATAGAATTGGTttataattatggaacaaaatCATATCGACATGGCAatgatttttta GGAATTTCGATTGGCTTAAAAAGTATAGTTGAtaacatttcaaattttgaagtCAAATCCGTGGAATGTGATAATGGATTAATTTCTATAAGTGATCCTGATGGGTATCCCTTCATTATAAATGGTTTTTCAAGTAGAAAAG atccTGTGACAAAAGTTTCATTGGCAGTATCTAATATTGAAAAGTCTGTAG AGTATTGGAATGGATTGCTTGGAATGAATATTTTAGAGAGATCGCCTTCTTCTGTATTATTGAGTTATTCTGAAGATCAG tGCTCTTTAGAGTTGGTTAAATCTCAAAGTCTCATAGATCATGGAGATGCATATGGTCGTGTAGCATTTTCATGTCCCAAATCACAATTACAAGAAATTGAAGCTGCAATGAGAGCTGCATCGCAAATAATTTTGACTCCTTATGTTAGTTTGGATACCCCTGGCAAAGCCACAGTTCAAGTTGTCATTTTAGCAGACCCT GATGGTCATGAGATTTGCTTCGTCGGCGATGAAGGTTTTCgagaactttcaaaaattgatcCCGGATCTACTGATTTGTTATATAAG GCCATTGAAGAAGATAAGAGTGACGAATGGTTTGCAAAGAAAAATGTAGTCCATGCTTCATAA
- the LOC136079182 gene encoding uncharacterized protein LOC136079182, translated as MPGNHMKEYATLEYEGTDTPLNGKSKYKVDFFNAIIDVALVSLNERFKMLDSYNKILGFLTRTEKMRSLDANELLNGCKNLEISLRNPSTEESDVNHEKLYSEINTFLRMEASAESKDALEILKYITANSLIEIFPNLFIALRILLTSPISVASAERSFSKLKLIKNYLRSTMGQDRLSALALISIENKISRSLDCSDLIDEFASLKVRKEMLDHIACRIDLKIDHMRC; from the exons ATGCCTGGCAACCATATGAAAGAGTATGCG ACACTTGAATATGAAGGAACTGATACACCTCTAAATGGAAAGTCTAAATAtaaagtagatttttttaatgcaataattGATGTTGCATTAGTAAGCTTAAATGAAAGATTCAAAATGCTTGATTCatacaacaaaatattaggttttttaACCCGTACCGAAAAAATGCGAAGTTTAGATGCAAATGAATTGTTGAATGGttgtaaaaatttagaaatatcaCTGAGAAATCCTAGTACAGAAGAATCGGACGTGAACCATGAAAAGTTATACTCggaaataaatacatttttaagaatGGAAGCTTCGGCGGAATCGAAAGATGCACTGGAAATTTTGAAGTATATTACGGCAAATTCTTTAATCgaaatttttccaaatttatttattgccCTACGAATTTTACTAACTTCCCCTATTTCAGTGGCAAGCGCAGAGAGGtcattttccaaattaaaactcataaaaaactatttacgtTCCACTATGGGTCAAGACCGCTTATCTGCATTAGCTTTAATTtccattgaaaataaaataagtcgGTCCTTGGACTGTTCTGATTTAATTGATGAGTTTGCGTCTTTAAAAGTCAGAAAG gaaatgCTTGATCATATTGCTTGcagaattgatttaaaaatagatcaTATGCGTTGTTAA